A genome region from Corynebacterium uberis includes the following:
- a CDS encoding NAD-dependent deacylase — protein MNAADKHQEQDLDQALNRAAAAVATAQRVVAFTGAGVSAESGLGTYRDEGTGLWNNVDPEALASIDAWARDPLPMWAWYRHRAHLSDDTTPNAGHVALAQLGELVDLHVVTQNIDNLHERAGSPRVIHLHGSLFSYRCTLCGRPWRGPVEDDRPPDCPRCGNLVRPGVVWFGEPLPAREWDAAEEAMTCAGVVIIVGTSGVVQPAAHLPVLAARAGAHLVEVTPSPTEFAPLVDYPLAGTAATVLPRLAARVREVREVRQG, from the coding sequence GTGAACGCAGCGGACAAACACCAGGAACAGGACCTGGACCAGGCCCTTAATCGGGCCGCCGCAGCGGTGGCCACAGCGCAGCGAGTAGTGGCATTTACCGGCGCGGGCGTCAGCGCAGAATCCGGACTGGGCACCTACCGCGACGAAGGCACCGGGCTATGGAACAACGTCGACCCCGAAGCGCTGGCCAGCATCGACGCGTGGGCGCGCGACCCGCTACCCATGTGGGCGTGGTACCGCCACCGCGCACACCTCTCCGACGACACCACACCCAACGCCGGGCACGTGGCACTCGCCCAGCTAGGAGAGCTCGTTGACCTCCACGTGGTCACCCAAAACATAGACAACCTCCACGAACGCGCCGGCTCACCCCGCGTCATCCACCTGCACGGCTCACTGTTTTCCTACCGCTGCACACTGTGCGGACGGCCCTGGCGCGGACCGGTCGAAGACGACCGCCCGCCCGACTGCCCGCGCTGCGGAAACCTCGTGCGCCCCGGAGTCGTGTGGTTCGGCGAACCACTTCCCGCCCGCGAATGGGACGCCGCCGAAGAAGCCATGACCTGCGCAGGCGTAGTAATTATTGTGGGCACATCCGGCGTGGTGCAGCCCGCCGCACACCTGCCCGTACTCGCCGCACGCGCCGGCGCACACCTAGTGGAGGTCACCCCCTCCCCCACCGAATTCGCGCCGCTGGTGGACTATCCCCTGGCGGGCACGGCGGCGACGGTGCTGCCCCGATTGGCCGCACGCGTGCGGGAGGTGCGGGAGGTGCGACAGGGCTAG
- a CDS encoding ROK family protein, translating into MKALAAATHTYARPTRPAAMCLHLIRQCHHITRPELVAATGLSQPTIARATAALIRDGFIEERPDHVRRPRRGRPTIPLQLRHGGPLYAGVAIGTTATYVAFYDLRGRTVASTSVDISVARTSPQDLLEHIIAAINRLNTGVGRPLASVGVTTSGHVSDHGVVTAANLGWEKVDFSAALRYHFDVPVSVTGAVPAILGAEMHTGALPPKGTRVAPTLALFADDSVSAAISGADAVRQIATLPAPQGRLLPTAGRSSEDCLSTRGFLGLLRERGFSSATLTGAVRAGTRDARVRELLDERALLLADAAGALARSHGAGTIVLAGSAFSQDQRAPRVFARRIAATGPGRLSLRMIPAHRDIVHTIARAVALDSVLRVPEDLPPVRVAQDAEASGRARTVRAA; encoded by the coding sequence ATGAAAGCACTCGCCGCAGCCACCCACACGTACGCGCGACCCACTCGGCCCGCCGCCATGTGCCTGCACCTGATTCGGCAGTGCCACCACATCACCCGCCCCGAACTCGTCGCCGCCACCGGCCTGTCCCAGCCCACCATTGCGCGCGCGACGGCCGCTCTCATCCGCGACGGATTCATTGAGGAGCGCCCCGATCACGTTCGTCGGCCGCGGCGCGGTCGGCCCACCATTCCGCTCCAGTTGCGCCATGGCGGGCCCCTGTATGCCGGTGTGGCCATCGGTACCACCGCCACCTACGTGGCCTTCTATGACCTGCGCGGACGCACCGTCGCATCCACCAGCGTGGACATTTCTGTGGCGCGGACCAGCCCGCAGGATCTCCTTGAGCACATCATCGCCGCGATCAACCGGCTCAACACCGGCGTGGGCCGCCCGCTTGCCTCGGTGGGGGTGACCACGTCCGGGCACGTCAGCGACCACGGCGTGGTCACCGCCGCCAACCTCGGCTGGGAGAAGGTGGATTTCTCCGCCGCGCTGCGCTATCACTTCGACGTCCCCGTCAGCGTCACGGGCGCGGTGCCGGCCATCCTCGGCGCGGAGATGCACACTGGGGCTTTGCCGCCCAAGGGCACCCGCGTGGCCCCCACGCTGGCGCTGTTTGCTGATGACTCCGTCAGCGCCGCGATCTCTGGCGCCGACGCGGTGCGCCAAATCGCCACGCTGCCCGCCCCCCAGGGCCGCCTGCTGCCCACCGCCGGGCGCTCCAGCGAGGACTGCCTGTCCACCCGCGGCTTTTTGGGGCTGCTGCGCGAACGCGGATTCTCGTCTGCCACCCTGACCGGGGCGGTGCGCGCCGGCACCCGCGATGCCCGCGTGCGCGAACTCCTCGACGAGCGCGCGCTTTTGCTTGCCGACGCCGCCGGGGCACTCGCCCGCAGCCACGGCGCCGGCACCATCGTGCTCGCCGGCAGCGCGTTTAGCCAGGATCAGCGCGCCCCGCGCGTGTTCGCCCGCCGCATCGCCGCCACAGGCCCCGGCCGGCTGAGCCTGCGGATGATTCCCGCCCACCGCGACATCGTCCACACCATCGCCCGGGCCGTGGCCCTGGACTCCGTGCTGCGCGTTCCCGAGGATCTGCCGCCCGTGCGCGTGGCCCAGGATGCTGAGGCCAGCGGGCGGGCGCGCACGGTGCGTGCCGCCTAG
- a CDS encoding nitroreductase family protein translates to MTSNSVEELIRTRRATRKYTDQQPTDEVIDRIAELALEAPSAFNAQMRDLIVVRDPAVKQDLYESSGQKQFVDAPVVFIVTGRSELLPDDAEAILGAGAEKVRGFREGRSPQYLREQGIKDAMLVAGFLLIAAEAEGMATSPTTGWDEEAIKEAVGLGGQEDRSVGLVIAAGYPAESPEHPGREANRRHDDRF, encoded by the coding sequence ATGACAAGTAATTCTGTGGAAGAACTCATCCGTACTCGCCGGGCTACCCGCAAATACACCGACCAGCAGCCCACCGACGAGGTCATCGACCGCATCGCCGAACTCGCCCTGGAAGCCCCCAGCGCGTTCAACGCCCAGATGCGCGACCTCATCGTCGTACGCGACCCCGCCGTCAAGCAAGACCTGTATGAGTCCTCCGGGCAGAAACAATTTGTTGACGCCCCCGTCGTCTTCATTGTCACCGGCCGCTCCGAACTGCTTCCCGACGACGCCGAAGCCATCCTCGGTGCCGGCGCCGAAAAGGTCCGCGGCTTCCGCGAAGGGCGCAGCCCCCAGTACCTGCGCGAACAGGGAATCAAGGACGCCATGCTCGTCGCCGGATTCCTGCTCATTGCCGCCGAGGCCGAAGGCATGGCCACCAGCCCGACCACCGGCTGGGACGAAGAGGCCATCAAGGAGGCCGTGGGCCTGGGCGGCCAGGAGGATCGCTCGGTTGGCCTGGTCATTGCCGCCGGCTACCCGGCAGAGTCACCGGAACACCCGGGCCGCGAAGCTAATCGACGCCACGACGACCGCTTCTAG
- a CDS encoding helix-turn-helix domain-containing protein — MTQNLLVTAQQERSAAAFMSGDRQGDVGNEVMVPLPPDLEHIVRDVVAAIARGESITISPTPRELTTTMAAKQLGISRPTLMKHIRAGDIPFRKVGSHYRVLTEDVQAFAEEDRNRRRNAVCDGLDLHEEMVAREIR; from the coding sequence ATGACCCAGAATCTTCTTGTCACTGCACAGCAGGAGCGCAGCGCCGCGGCGTTTATGTCCGGTGACCGGCAGGGCGACGTTGGAAACGAGGTGATGGTGCCGCTGCCTCCGGACCTAGAACACATAGTCCGTGATGTTGTAGCGGCAATTGCCCGAGGGGAGTCGATCACCATCTCGCCTACTCCCCGGGAACTGACGACTACGATGGCCGCCAAGCAACTAGGTATCAGCCGTCCAACGCTGATGAAGCACATCCGGGCAGGTGACATTCCCTTTAGGAAAGTGGGAAGTCACTACCGGGTATTAACGGAGGACGTTCAGGCCTTCGCTGAGGAAGATCGAAACCGGCGCCGCAACGCAGTGTGTGATGGTTTAGATCTCCATGAAGAGATGGTTGCGCGAGAAATCCGATAA
- a CDS encoding M20 family metallopeptidase, with protein sequence MSLSQPSHAYIDDMNAGIARRAEAARRATSAEEAPSYAGQEALWEAASTSADNLRDQLRELALDLHDHPEEAFAEHHAAAAIAALVRAQGHEVTVGVAGLDTALRSQWTSANFQEGDPTIGILAEYDALPGIGHGCGHNIIAAAGVGAYLAATAALSAHPQVSGRIVLLGTPAEEGHTGKEYMIRGGAFEDIDYAMMVHPFSYDVAEQAWNGRRTMTATFHGRSAHASSEPFMGRNALDAASLAYQGLGLLRQQIPPSDRLHAIITEGGNRPSVIPDTASLSLYVRSLIPEALMDLSARVTEVLDGAALMAGVDVDQHWDLHPASLPVRNNHTMAQRWSTTQRARGRDVLPAGVLPATIAASTDFGNVSHLIPGIHPLVKIADESVALHTTDMAAAARTDTAITTAVDSAAGLAQLAIDLLADAPLRHAARAEFEQAGGRQTLAEFMAATPGHGSAETTPKDH encoded by the coding sequence ATGAGCCTGTCACAGCCATCACACGCCTACATCGATGACATGAACGCTGGGATTGCCCGCCGCGCGGAAGCGGCCAGGCGCGCAACCTCCGCCGAGGAGGCACCCAGCTATGCGGGGCAGGAGGCGCTGTGGGAGGCGGCGTCGACAAGCGCGGATAACCTGCGTGACCAGCTGCGCGAACTTGCCCTTGACCTGCATGACCACCCCGAGGAAGCCTTCGCCGAGCACCACGCCGCCGCCGCGATCGCCGCCCTTGTGCGCGCCCAGGGCCATGAGGTCACCGTCGGCGTTGCGGGCCTGGATACCGCGCTGCGCAGCCAGTGGACGTCGGCGAACTTCCAGGAGGGCGATCCCACGATCGGCATCCTTGCTGAATATGACGCCCTGCCGGGCATCGGGCACGGCTGCGGGCACAACATCATCGCGGCCGCAGGCGTGGGCGCCTACCTGGCCGCAACCGCCGCGCTGAGCGCACACCCTCAGGTCAGCGGGCGAATCGTGCTGCTGGGAACGCCCGCCGAGGAGGGGCACACCGGCAAGGAGTACATGATCCGCGGCGGCGCGTTCGAGGACATCGACTACGCCATGATGGTCCACCCGTTTAGCTACGACGTCGCCGAGCAAGCCTGGAACGGCCGGCGCACCATGACCGCCACGTTCCACGGCCGCTCCGCCCACGCCTCCTCCGAACCGTTCATGGGCCGCAACGCACTGGACGCCGCGAGCCTGGCCTACCAAGGCCTGGGCCTGCTGCGCCAGCAGATCCCGCCGAGCGACCGCCTCCACGCGATTATCACCGAAGGCGGCAACCGCCCGTCCGTCATCCCGGACACCGCCAGCCTCTCGCTCTACGTGCGCTCGCTCATCCCGGAAGCGCTCATGGATCTGTCCGCCCGGGTCACCGAGGTGCTCGACGGGGCGGCACTCATGGCCGGCGTGGACGTTGACCAGCACTGGGACCTCCACCCCGCGTCCCTGCCGGTGCGCAACAACCACACCATGGCGCAGCGTTGGTCTACCACCCAACGCGCCCGTGGCCGCGACGTCCTGCCCGCCGGCGTGCTGCCCGCCACCATCGCCGCCAGCACGGACTTTGGCAACGTCTCCCATCTCATCCCCGGCATCCACCCGCTGGTCAAGATCGCCGACGAATCCGTGGCCCTCCACACGACCGACATGGCCGCCGCCGCCCGCACGGACACCGCCATCACCACCGCCGTCGACTCCGCCGCAGGTCTGGCTCAGCTCGCCATCGACTTGCTTGCCGACGCCCCCCTGCGCCACGCCGCGCGCGCCGAGTTCGAGCAGGCAGGCGGGCGGCAAACGCTAGCCGAATTCATGGCTGCCACGCCCGGGCACGGCTCCGCGGAGACGACACCGAAGGATCATTAG
- a CDS encoding GNAT family N-acetyltransferase: MDAFDPSATTIRKETDADIGIIGRLISQALADDYHSWHMVPRLVDTLRDADSLTVSLVAIHDADFIGYIGATPVTTDAPGHWYFLGPLAVHPAARHHGMGTLLVRRALEALRDVGAAGIIVLGNDNFYEGFGFHSQPHLHLDGAPHDAGHLLTLTIAPDATPPTSGTVVLAPGKDA, from the coding sequence ATGGATGCCTTTGATCCCTCCGCCACCACCATCCGCAAGGAAACCGACGCCGACATCGGGATCATCGGCCGACTGATCAGCCAAGCCCTCGCCGACGATTACCATTCGTGGCACATGGTGCCCCGGCTCGTCGATACGCTTCGCGACGCCGATAGCCTCACCGTCTCCCTCGTAGCCATCCACGATGCCGACTTCATCGGCTACATCGGCGCCACCCCCGTGACCACCGACGCCCCCGGACACTGGTACTTCCTGGGACCCCTGGCAGTCCACCCCGCAGCCCGCCACCACGGCATGGGTACCCTGCTGGTGCGCCGCGCCCTGGAAGCCCTGCGCGACGTTGGTGCGGCCGGCATCATCGTGCTGGGCAACGACAACTTCTACGAAGGCTTCGGCTTTCACAGCCAACCCCACCTCCACCTCGACGGCGCGCCCCACGATGCCGGACACCTGTTAACCCTGACCATCGCCCCAGACGCCACCCCGCCGACCTCCGGCACCGTGGTCCTTGCCCCCGGAAAGGACGCATAA
- a CDS encoding DUF885 domain-containing protein, which produces MTSFDSDSADQHSHRAQSLLDAACEAYVADLAALCPTAATAWGIPGHEGELEDFSPDHFAAVAERTREMVMDVDAFDEGTDACDDEDDFDAVDHVTAAALRDRLCLDLDLHHSGEDLRNLNNIDSPVQTIRDTFLLMGQDTDEQREAIRSRLDQVPAALAGYRDSLSQAAAGGKVAAIRQVSAVVAQCEDLAREGSMLENLGLDADNPQVGAAKVAFGQMADWLTDQLASHAPECDAVGRERYELFSHLHVGDVVDLDEAYEWGLERLADIRARQQDIAHHLYGPETSTRQAFHLLNHDERYLVTGTDALTEFMATTTARAMNALAGTHFDIPERVRAIECRIDPAGTGGIFYTPPSDDLTRPGTMWWSVPEGQTTFHTWQERTTVHHEGVPGHHLQCATALLDADALNTWRRAVCWISGHGEGWALYAEQLMADLGLMDDPADLMGLYDAQRLRAARVVLDIGVHLGKKVPEGTGVWDGAYAKSFLRDNSALDEANLAFELDRYLGWPGQAPSYALGQRAWEDTRDAALEQGLSLREFHSQALALGSVPMSVLRSEVLD; this is translated from the coding sequence ATGACGTCTTTCGATTCCGATAGCGCAGATCAGCACAGTCACCGCGCGCAGTCGCTTCTCGACGCCGCCTGCGAAGCCTATGTTGCCGACCTCGCCGCACTGTGCCCCACCGCCGCCACCGCGTGGGGCATCCCCGGACACGAAGGCGAACTGGAGGACTTCTCCCCGGACCACTTCGCCGCCGTCGCCGAGCGCACTCGCGAAATGGTGATGGACGTTGACGCCTTCGACGAAGGCACTGACGCCTGCGATGACGAGGATGACTTTGACGCCGTCGATCACGTCACCGCAGCCGCCCTGCGCGACCGCCTCTGCCTGGACTTGGACCTCCACCACAGCGGCGAGGATCTGCGCAACCTCAACAACATTGACAGCCCCGTCCAAACCATCCGCGACACCTTCCTTCTGATGGGCCAGGACACCGACGAGCAGCGCGAGGCCATCCGTTCCCGCCTGGACCAGGTGCCCGCAGCTCTTGCCGGCTACCGGGATTCGCTCTCCCAGGCCGCAGCTGGTGGGAAGGTGGCCGCCATCCGGCAGGTCTCTGCTGTGGTCGCCCAGTGCGAGGATTTGGCACGCGAGGGCTCCATGCTGGAAAACCTCGGCCTGGATGCGGATAACCCTCAGGTCGGCGCCGCGAAGGTGGCCTTCGGGCAGATGGCGGACTGGCTCACGGACCAGCTCGCCTCCCACGCCCCCGAGTGTGACGCCGTGGGCCGCGAACGCTACGAGCTGTTCTCCCACCTCCACGTCGGCGACGTGGTGGACCTTGACGAGGCCTACGAGTGGGGCCTCGAGCGCCTGGCGGACATTCGCGCCCGCCAGCAAGACATCGCCCACCACCTCTACGGGCCGGAAACCTCCACCCGGCAGGCCTTCCACCTGCTCAACCACGACGAGCGCTACCTGGTCACCGGCACCGACGCGCTCACCGAGTTCATGGCCACCACCACCGCGCGCGCCATGAACGCGCTGGCCGGCACCCACTTTGACATCCCCGAGCGCGTCCGGGCCATCGAATGCCGCATCGACCCGGCCGGCACCGGCGGCATCTTCTACACCCCGCCCAGCGATGACCTCACCCGCCCCGGCACCATGTGGTGGTCCGTGCCGGAAGGCCAAACCACCTTCCACACCTGGCAGGAGCGCACCACCGTCCACCACGAGGGCGTGCCCGGCCACCACCTCCAATGCGCCACCGCCCTGCTGGACGCGGACGCGCTGAACACCTGGCGGCGCGCCGTGTGCTGGATCTCCGGTCACGGCGAAGGCTGGGCCCTCTACGCCGAACAGCTCATGGCGGACCTGGGGCTCATGGATGATCCCGCCGATCTCATGGGGCTTTACGACGCCCAGCGGCTCCGCGCCGCGCGCGTCGTCCTGGACATCGGTGTCCACCTGGGCAAGAAGGTTCCCGAGGGCACCGGCGTGTGGGACGGGGCGTATGCCAAGTCTTTCCTGCGCGATAACTCCGCGCTTGACGAGGCCAATCTGGCCTTCGAGCTGGACCGCTACCTCGGCTGGCCGGGGCAGGCCCCGTCTTATGCCCTGGGCCAGCGCGCCTGGGAAGACACCCGCGACGCCGCCCTGGAGCAGGGCCTGAGCCTCCGCGAATTCCACAGCCAGGCCCTGGCGCTCGGCTCGGTGCCCATGTCGGTGCTGCGCTCGGAGGTCCTGGACTAG
- a CDS encoding AbrB family transcriptional regulator, protein MSRRWVLVIIATAVLGWLFERVHVPAAWILAAILTSAAAALLTSRELPVNDHYYRFGRGIIGVLAALPLLSSSPATLAGYLIPGLALAGASLALCLGAGWVLARWEPTVSVQTGVLSMLPGGASMMPALAQELGADYRYVALSQYLRLVLVSVTLPGVAHLLSTPGGAQGATTGHVTWWAVIIIVAIALLGDAAGSLIHLPAPSVLGPMALTVLVGLWLPDDVSLTPPHLLQILAFTSIGWICGGGMSLPALRHFARQLPAIVAFIALLMGLCALAGWALSAWSGCTYFEAYLATSPGALETVLALGAAGGAGGVVVAFQIIRLVCVLLLAGWLPQLIGWVKRLRG, encoded by the coding sequence GTGAGCCGCCGGTGGGTGCTCGTCATCATCGCCACCGCGGTGTTGGGGTGGCTCTTTGAGCGCGTTCACGTCCCCGCCGCGTGGATCCTCGCGGCCATCCTCACCTCCGCGGCGGCGGCCCTTCTGACGTCCCGCGAGCTGCCCGTCAACGACCACTACTACCGATTCGGCCGCGGCATCATCGGCGTACTCGCCGCCCTGCCCCTGCTCAGCAGCTCCCCGGCCACGCTGGCCGGATACCTCATACCGGGGTTGGCCCTCGCCGGCGCCAGCCTGGCACTATGCCTGGGCGCAGGCTGGGTGCTGGCCCGCTGGGAACCCACGGTCAGCGTGCAAACCGGCGTACTGTCCATGCTGCCCGGCGGGGCATCCATGATGCCCGCACTCGCCCAAGAACTCGGCGCCGACTACCGCTACGTGGCACTGTCCCAATACCTGCGCCTGGTGCTCGTCTCCGTCACCCTGCCCGGGGTCGCCCACCTGCTGTCCACCCCCGGCGGAGCGCAAGGCGCCACCACAGGGCACGTCACCTGGTGGGCGGTCATCATCATCGTCGCCATCGCCTTGCTTGGCGACGCCGCCGGCTCCCTCATCCACCTGCCCGCACCGTCCGTCCTGGGCCCCATGGCACTCACCGTCCTAGTGGGCCTGTGGCTTCCCGACGACGTCTCGCTCACCCCACCACACCTGCTGCAAATCCTGGCGTTTACCTCCATCGGATGGATCTGCGGCGGCGGAATGTCCCTACCCGCCCTGCGCCACTTCGCCCGCCAACTGCCCGCCATCGTGGCGTTTATCGCCCTGCTCATGGGCCTGTGCGCCCTGGCAGGGTGGGCATTAAGCGCCTGGAGCGGGTGCACCTACTTTGAGGCCTACCTGGCCACCAGCCCCGGGGCGCTGGAAACCGTGCTCGCCCTCGGCGCCGCCGGCGGGGCAGGCGGCGTAGTGGTGGCGTTCCAGATCATCCGCCTGGTGTGCGTGCTCCTGCTGGCCGGGTGGCTGCCGCAGCTGATCGGCTGGGTCAAACGGCTGCGGGGCTAA
- a CDS encoding DNA-3-methyladenine glycosylase, with product MRQLPDFLAPADEVAPQLLGCVLHARGVALRITEVEAYLGSKDPASHAFRGPTPRNRAMFERGGCLYVYFSYGIHLAGNIVCGPEGTGQGCLIRAGEIVAGAATAQQRRGPKVPAARLAQGPGNVGQALGLRIDDNGARLTGPEFVLRPPEDGARPEWVRGRRIGISKNADAPLRFWVPNDPSVSSPRSRARAWQP from the coding sequence ATGCGTCAGTTGCCTGATTTCCTCGCTCCCGCCGATGAGGTAGCCCCGCAGTTGCTGGGTTGTGTGCTCCATGCACGCGGGGTGGCGCTGCGGATTACGGAGGTGGAGGCCTACCTGGGCAGCAAGGATCCGGCGTCCCATGCCTTTCGGGGGCCCACCCCGCGCAACCGTGCGATGTTTGAGCGCGGCGGGTGTTTGTATGTGTATTTTTCTTATGGCATTCACCTGGCGGGCAACATTGTGTGTGGCCCGGAGGGTACTGGCCAGGGGTGTTTGATCCGCGCCGGGGAGATCGTGGCAGGTGCAGCCACGGCGCAGCAGCGGCGCGGCCCCAAAGTCCCGGCGGCGCGGTTGGCCCAAGGCCCGGGCAACGTGGGCCAGGCGCTGGGTTTGCGTATTGACGATAACGGGGCACGGCTGACGGGCCCGGAGTTTGTGCTGCGGCCCCCGGAAGACGGTGCGCGCCCGGAATGGGTGCGCGGCCGGCGGATTGGGATTTCCAAGAACGCGGATGCGCCGCTGCGGTTTTGGGTGCCTAATGATCCTTCGGTGTCGTCTCCGCGGAGCCGTGCCCGGGCGTGGCAGCCATGA
- a CDS encoding phage holin family protein codes for MRTLWRFLVSSATTAIGLWVVTLLLPSAHVVASGLGPGTPTAVVYIIAGAIIVLLNTFIRPLLHLLGLPFTVITLGLFSVVINAIIVLISSSIADNYGVGLAVTSFTSAVLVTLILGVVSMFTSPLAWALRGR; via the coding sequence ATGCGCACCCTGTGGCGCTTCCTGGTCTCCTCCGCCACCACCGCCATCGGCCTGTGGGTAGTCACCCTCCTGCTGCCCAGCGCCCACGTTGTGGCCAGCGGACTGGGACCCGGCACGCCGACGGCCGTGGTTTACATCATCGCCGGGGCGATCATCGTCCTGCTCAATACCTTCATCCGACCCCTGCTGCACCTGCTTGGCCTCCCCTTTACTGTGATTACCCTCGGGCTGTTCAGCGTGGTAATCAACGCCATCATCGTGCTGATCTCCAGCTCCATTGCAGATAACTACGGCGTGGGGCTGGCCGTGACCTCCTTTACCTCCGCCGTGCTTGTCACGCTCATCCTCGGCGTGGTCTCCATGTTCACCTCTCCCCTGGCCTGGGCGCTACGCGGGCGGTAA
- a CDS encoding dicarboxylate/amino acid:cation symporter: MTNFGVQVIVGLIVGLVLGFFARGMAGADTEDGNWLITLLSAIGDTYVQLLKLLIPPLVFAAVVTSVANLRKVTGAARLAVSTLVWFAITAFFSVIAGIIVALLLQPGVGTSIDPSTAAAPSHTGSWFGFLQSIVPANFLGLSAAAKSTGAIGLNFNVLQILVLSLAIGVAAVRAGRAAEPFLAFTESFLKIIQEVLWWIIRLAPIGTAALIGNAVASYGWEALGSLGKFVIAIYVGLALVIGVIYPAVLAFAGLPVAGFFRRVWPVTSLGFVTRSSMGVMPVTQRISEESLGVPREYASFAIPLGATTKMDGCAAVYPAVAAIFVAQFYGIDLNITHYLLIIFVSVIGSAATAGTTGATVMLTLTLSTLGLPLAGVGLLLAIEPIIDMGRTAVNVTGQALVAAVVSKRAGILDQEIWDAAEHPAHA; the protein is encoded by the coding sequence ATGACCAACTTCGGCGTCCAGGTCATCGTGGGACTCATCGTCGGGCTGGTGCTCGGCTTCTTCGCACGCGGGATGGCCGGTGCGGACACGGAGGACGGCAACTGGCTGATCACCCTGCTCAGCGCGATTGGCGATACCTACGTCCAGCTGCTCAAGCTGCTCATCCCGCCGCTGGTCTTCGCCGCCGTGGTCACCTCCGTAGCCAACCTGCGCAAGGTCACCGGCGCCGCCCGCCTGGCCGTATCCACCCTGGTGTGGTTTGCCATCACCGCCTTCTTCTCCGTCATCGCCGGCATCATCGTCGCGCTGCTGCTCCAGCCCGGCGTAGGCACGAGTATTGACCCGTCGACCGCCGCCGCGCCGTCACATACCGGCTCCTGGTTTGGGTTCCTCCAATCCATCGTCCCCGCCAACTTCCTCGGGCTGTCCGCCGCGGCGAAGTCCACCGGTGCGATTGGCCTGAACTTCAACGTGCTGCAAATCCTGGTGCTCTCCCTGGCCATCGGCGTGGCCGCCGTGCGCGCCGGACGTGCCGCCGAGCCGTTCCTGGCGTTTACGGAGTCCTTCCTCAAGATCATCCAGGAGGTGCTGTGGTGGATCATCCGCCTGGCCCCGATTGGTACCGCCGCGCTGATCGGCAACGCGGTGGCCTCCTACGGCTGGGAGGCCCTGGGCTCGCTGGGCAAGTTCGTCATTGCCATCTACGTGGGCCTGGCGCTGGTCATCGGCGTGATCTACCCCGCCGTGCTCGCGTTTGCCGGGCTGCCGGTCGCCGGATTCTTCCGCCGCGTGTGGCCCGTGACCTCACTGGGCTTTGTCACCCGCTCCTCCATGGGTGTCATGCCCGTGACCCAGCGCATCAGCGAAGAGTCCCTGGGCGTGCCCCGCGAATACGCCTCCTTTGCCATCCCGCTGGGCGCGACCACCAAGATGGACGGCTGCGCCGCCGTCTACCCGGCCGTGGCTGCCATCTTTGTTGCCCAGTTCTATGGCATTGACCTGAATATCACCCACTATCTGCTCATCATCTTCGTCTCCGTCATCGGTTCTGCCGCCACCGCCGGTACCACCGGCGCGACGGTCATGCTCACCCTGACCCTGTCCACGCTGGGCCTGCCGCTGGCCGGCGTGGGCCTGCTGCTGGCTATCGAGCCGATCATCGACATGGGGCGTACCGCCGTCAACGTCACCGGCCAGGCCTTGGTGGCGGCCGTGGTGTCCAAGCGCGCCGGAATCCTCGACCAGGAAATCTGGGACGCCGCAGAGCACCCCGCGCACGCCTAG